From the Cryptosporangium phraense genome, the window GGGCTGAGCCGGGTGGCCGTGTGCTGGGTGGCGGCGCGGTCGCTTGTTCGAGTGGGCCGCGGCTGGCTGGGCGCGTTGGCGCAAATCGGTGCGTTTGGGCGGCTCAGGGCCCGCGGCGATGCGCCCTATTGATCCGGACACGCCCAGCGCTCAAGGGCCGGGCGAAACGACTCGCTGGAGTCCGGCAGCGTCGGAGGTGGCCGCGGAGCGACGTGGTGGCCGCGGAGCGACATGGTGGCCGCGGAGCGACATGGTGGCCGCGGAGCGACATGGTGGCCGCGGAGCGACATGGTGGCCGCGGAGCGACATGGTGGCCGCGGAGCGACATGGTGGCCGCGGAGCGAGGTGGTGGTCGGCGTACCCGCGGGGCGGCTCACCGCCGCGGTGGTGGTGCGCTCGCCGGATACGACGCGGACGCACCCACGGTGGCCGGTGAGACCGAAGCCGGGCACGACCGCCAGCGGCGGCAAGACCTAAGCCAGGCAAAACCTCGCCCACCCAACCCCCTGCGGGCCCTGACTCGCCGTCCCCGGCCTGCCGAACCGGCCCGCGCCCGCCAGCCACCCGCCCGACCCGGCCCCGCGCCCGGCCCACCCCGGCCCGCCCGGTCCTGCGCCCGGCCCGCCCGGTCCTGCGCCCGCCCGGTCCTGCGCCCGCCCGGCCGGGCCGGAACCCGCCGGGCCGAACACGCCGCTCGGCTACGCGCCCAGGGCCGGATCGGCCTCGTCTGAGAGGTCTAGGGACGCTGCGGCAGCTACGCCCTCCAGGTAGCCCCGTGCCCGCTGGGCCCGTGGGTACCTCTCCACCAGCTCCCAGAAATCAGCGCCGTGGCCCGGGATCCGCAAGTGCACCAGCTCGTGGACCAGGACGTAGTCGATCACCCAATCGGGCATCCCTCGCAGACGGGACGAGAGGCGGATCGTGCCCTCGGCCGGGGTGCAGGAGCCCCAGCGGCCGCGTTGGTTGCTGACCCACCGGACGCTCACCGGACGGACCTCGTCGTCCAGGTACAGGTGCGCCAGGCGGAGCGCTCGGGCCTCTAGTTCGGCGTCTCCGCGCGGGCGGCGGGAACGGCGGTCTCGGGCGTCCAGGCGCGCGAGCATCTTCTTGACCCACTCGCGCTCTTCGACGGCGCTGAAGCGGGCCGGGATCAGCACGACAACCGTGTCACCGTCTCGATACGCGGCGACGGTGCGGCGCCGACGCGCGCTGCGCCGGACCTGCACGGTGAGCGGGTGACCGGGGTCCATAGAGGCACGCTAGCCCCCGACATGGCGGTCCGTCTGCCGTGTCGTGAATCCTGTGGACAAGCCTCCTCCACAGGGTGGATGTCCTCCGCGACGCCCCTCACAGGAGGCCCGTTACACACCCTTGGATCGCTCCCGGCGTTGACGTCCGGGCCGGTCCCGAATAGCGTAAGGGCCCCTGTGGCGACCGTCCGCCCCGGCACGTGGGGAAGGTGACGGGACGGGCGCCGTCCAGGGGCCCTTCTGCGCCCACGCGCGGCCACCGCCGCGCAGCCCGCGGCCACCGCCACCCAGCCCGCGGCCACCCCCACACCGCGACTACCGCCGTGCGGCGCGTGGCATCGCCGCGCAGCACGGCCAGCGTCGCCCGCCCGCGGCCACGCCGCTCGAGCGACCGCCTCGGCGCCCTCTTCGGCGCTCGCCGAGCGCCGGACCCGCCCGGACGCGCCAACCCGCCTCACAGCGCATTTCAAGGGTCGACACGGTGAATTATCCCGGCGAGCCCCTTAACAGTTATGCCCGTTTTGCCGGATAAGGTCGGGCGATCCGACGGAGCTGTCACCGTCGGCCGACCCTGTCCAGCCGAGGAGGCACTGTGGCCGACACTTACAACGGCTACTGCGTGAAGTGCAAAGAGAAGCGTGACTTCGAAGGTGAGGTCACCACGAGTGAATCCGGGCGCCGGATGGCGAAGGGATCCTGCCCGGTATGCGGTACCAAGATGAACCGCATCCTCGGCAAGGCCTGAGTCTCCCGCGCCTCGCGTCGATGGCGGCCCGCTCCTTCGAGCGGGCCGCCGCCAGCTCCCCCGAACGACCGCGCCGCCGGCCCGCTCCCTCAAGCGAGCCCGCCGCCAGCCCGCTCCCCCGAACGAGGCCGCCGCCAGCCGGTCCCCGAACGACCGCGCCGCCAGCCTGCGCTCCCGAACGAGCGCCGCAACCGGCCTCCGAACGAGCCCGCCACAACCCCCGCCCCCTGTGGACGACCAACACGCGCACCCGCCCGATCGCGGCACCCTCTTCGGCATGCGCCCTCTCCTCGTCCCCGCGCTCTCCCGGCTCTGGCGGGACGCCACCACCCTCCAGCTCGGCGTCGATCCCGAGCGCGCCGTCGTGCTCACCGCCGTCGACCCGCCGCTGGCCACGTTCCTCACCTCCCTCGACGGCCGGAGAACGCTCGACGCCGTCCTCGCCGCCGCTCCACCCGGCATCCAGGCCGCCGAGCTGATCGGCCGCCTGCTGGCCCGCGGCGCGATCGTCGACGCCGCCACGCTGACCCCCAGCGCCGACACCGCCATAGCGGCCCACCTCGCCTCGGCGCTGCTCACCCACGGTCCCGAGGCCGCCGACCGGGTCACCGCCCGCCGCCGGGCCCACGTCCTGGTCCGCTGCAAAGGACGCGTCGGGCCGCTGGTCGCCGCACTGCTCGCCGCGGGCGGCGTCGGCCGGGTGACGGTCACCGGATCCGGCGTCGTCGCCCCGGACGACGTCACGGTCGGCGGCCTGGGGCCGGACGACGTCGGCCGGCCGTACGTCCTCGCCACGATCGACGCGATCAGAAAGGCCGCACCGACCGTCGACACCAGCGCCAACAGCACGCCGGACTTCGTCGTGCTCGCCGCCGGCCCCCTGCCGCTCCCGGCCGACCAGGTGCGCTGGACGTCGAGCGGCGTGCCGCACCTGCCGGTCCTCCTCCGGGACGGCGTGGCGATCGTCGGGCCGCTGGTCGTCCCGGGCCGCACGGCCTGCCTGAGCTGTGTCGAGGCTCACCGGCGCGACCGCGACCCGGCCTGGCCGGTACTCGCCGCTCAATTGGCGACCGAGCGGAAGCCCGAGCTCGCCGACGCGTCGGTCGTCAGCATCGGGGCCGCACTCGCCGCGGCCGAGACCACCGGTCACCTGGAAGGAGTGCCCACCGCCGCGCTCGGCGTCTCGCTCGAGGCGGGGCCGCCGGGCGTCCCGCTGAGGCAGCGTCCGTGGCCTCCGCACCCGCGCTGCGGATGTCTCCCCGGCAGTTCTGCCGCGGGCGCGCGACAATAGAGAGGTGACCGACATCCCCCGGCGTGCGCTCACCCGCACGGCCAAGCTTGCGGCGCTGCCGTTGGGAATGGCGGGCCGCGCCACCCTCGGACTCGGAAAGCGTCTCGGTGGCGCGCCGGCCGAAGCTGTCGCCCGCGAGGTGCAGCAGCGCACGGCCGAGCAGCTCTTCACCGTTCTCGGGCAGCTCAAGGGCGGCGCGATGAAGTTCGGCCAGGCGCTGAGCATCTTCGAAGCCGCGTTCCCGGAAGAACTCGCCAAGCCCTACCGGGCGGCGCTCACCAAGCTCCAGGAGGCGGCTCCGCCGCTCCCGGTGGCTCAGGTCCACGGCGTCCTCGCCGAGGAACTGGGGCCGGACTGGCGGACGAAATTCCGCGAGTTCGACGACGCCCCGGCGGCCGCGGCGAGCATCGGCCAGGTGCACCGCGCGGTCTGGTCCTCGGGCCGGCCGGTCGCGGTCAAGATCCAGTACCCCGGCGCCGGGCCCGCGCTGATGGCCGACCTCAACCAGCTCGCCCGGATGGCCCGGCTGTTCAACGTCGTGCAACCCGGGCTCGACATCAAGCCGCTGGTCGCCGAGCTCAAGGCCCGGGTGGCCGAGGAGCTCGACTACAAGCTCGAAGCCAAGGCCACCCGGGTCTTCGCGAAGGAGTTCCGCGACGATCCCGACATCGCGGTCCCCCGCGTGCTGGCCGGCACCGAGCGCGTCCTGGTGACCGACTGGATCGAGGGCACCCCGCTCTCCGAGATCATCGCGAGCGGCTCCCCCGAGCAGCGGAACCTGGCCGGCGAGCGGATGGCGCTGCTCCACTTCTCGGCCCCGGCCCGCACGAAGATGCTGCACGCCGACCCCCACCCGGGGAACTTCCGGCTGCTGCCGGACGGCCGCCTCGGCGTCCTCGACTTCGGCGCCGTCGCCCGCCTCCCGCAGGGTCTGCCCGAGCCCGTCGGGCGGCTCGCCCGCCAGGCGATCGCCGGCGACGCGAAGGCCGTGCTCGCCGGCCTCCGCGACGAGGGCTTCGTCAAGGCCGACGCCGAGATCGACGCCGACGACCTGCTGGCCTACGTGCGCCCCATGCTCGATCCGCTCGCGGTCGAGGAGTTCCAGTTCTCCCGGGCCTGGCTGCGCAAGGAGGCCACCCGGCTCGGCGACCCGCGCAGCCCGGCCTACCAGCTCGGGCGCCAGCTCAACCTGCCGCCGTCGTACCTGCTGATCCACCGGGTGACGCTCGGTTCGATCGGCGTGCTCTGCCAGCTCGAAGCCAAGGCGCACTACCGCGCGGTCGTCGAACAATGGCAACCCGGCTTCGTCGAAAAACACGTCGAAGAAAACGTCGAAGAATAGAAAATGCCCCGGCCGAAGCCGGGGCACCCAACCCCGGCCGAAGCCGGGGCATCAGCCCCCGGCACGGCCGGGGCCGTCGATCAAACGCGGTCTCGAAGACGGGCAGCAGCAGCGGCCACTACGCGGGCCGGCCGACGCGCACCCTGGCGGGCGCGACGCGGCGCGGCCTGTTGCATTCGGGATCGGGCCAGGGCTTCGTTCAGCAGTAACATTTCCGTGCTCCAGGTCTGTTCGCGGTTCAACTGAGTGCTCATTTCGAGGTGTCGGGCGGACATCAGGCGGCAACCGTGTTCTTGCGCGGACGGCCACGGGGCCGCTTGCGCGCGATGACAGTTCCGCGCTCGAAGATTTCTCCGCCCCAGACACCCCAGGGCTCGCGCCGCTCGATCGCGCCCTGCAGGCACGCCTCACGGAGCGGGCACTCCTGGCAGTGGGCCTTGGCCAGCTCCAGGTCAGCGGGGGTCTCCGCGAACCAGAGCTCGGGGTCTTCCCGCCGGCAGGGCAGCGCCTCGTCCGGGTCGATCACCCCGAAGTCGATCGGGGCTAGATCGATTGCCGTCATGACCGGATCTCCTCTTCCGTCGTGCGGTGGCATTCGTTGCGGGTGAGAGGGCAAACAAAAAGGCCGTGGATCCCGGTTCGGGATCCACGGCCTCGAGGTGAGCCGCCGGCCTTTTAGGCCGGTTTACCTCGAGGCGGAGATCCCGCTCGACCGTCGACGCGCAGTGCATCGACGCTCAGCTGGGCCTGAACCGGGGTACCGAAGGTGATGCCATTGCCGACGTAGCCGGCCTTGGCCGCCTGAAGGACGGACTTGTCCTTCGAGACCTGGGACACGTGAACTTCTGCGCAGTACGCATGCGCCGTGAGGGCAACCCGCTCGCGCGCGGTCAACGGCACGGCTTTGCCCGACCAGATCGAGGGCATGGCGGTAGCCGTCGGCGTCGACATCAGGTTCTTGATCACTGCGGCCACTCCCCTCGATCAACTGGTAGACAGAGTTCTCTCGGACTAGGCGCCGGTCTCCCGGCGCACAGGCAGGTTAAGCCCGCGCCGGGTCCCGGGCCAACCTATTTTCCGGTCACTTCTCGGCAGATGTCTGCCACCCGACACTTCGCCCGGCGCGCCCGGCCCGACACGCCGTCAAAACCGGCCTAAATCAATCGGTCGAAGAAATCAATTCGGCCGGATCGGCGCCCCCGACGATGGCCAGCAGCGCGGCTCCGTAGAGCGTCAATTTGCGTGGCCCGACCCCGGGGATCTCGGCCAGCTGGACCTCGCTGCTCGGCTGCGCCTCGGCGACCGCGGTGAGCGTCGCGTCGGTGAAGATGACGTACGGGGGCAGCTTCTGCTCCTTGGCCAGCACACCGCGCCAGGTCTTCAGACGGTCGAACAGCTCCTCGTCGTAGTCGGCCGGGCAGTTGCCGCAGCGGCGCAGCTTGCGGTGCGTCGGGTCGAACAGCGCGACGCCGCAGACCCGGCACGTCGGCAGCGACCGGTTCCCCGAGCGCGCGGCCGGCCGCGGCGACGTCGGGGCGGCGGACGTCCCCGGCACCCCGACCGGCAGCGCACCGGCGGGCAGGAACCGGCACGGCCGACGGCCCCCGCGCCCGCCCGGCGACCGGGCCGCCGCCCACGACAGCCACAGGTGCTCCCGGGCCCGGGTGACCCCGACGTAGAGCAGCCGCCGTTCCTCCTCGAGCTGGTGCGGCGTCTTGGCGTACGAGATCGGCAGCGTGCCCTCGGCCAGCCCGACCAGGAACACCGCGTCCCACTCCAGGCCCTTGGCCGCGTGCAGCGACGCCAGCGTCACGCCGTCCACGGTCGGGACGTGCTGGGCCGCGGCCCGCGCCGCCAGCTCGTCGACGAACGCCGGGAGACCGTCCACCGCCGACGAGGACCCCACCGTCTCCGTCGCCAGCCGGTGCAGCGCGGCCAGCGCCTCCCACCGCTCCCGGGCCGCCCCACCGGCGGGCGGGGCGTCGGGACGCCAATCGAGCCCGGACAGCGCGCCGATCACGGCGTCCACCGCAGTGTCGTCCGGCGAAGCCGCGCGGGCCGCACCACGCAGCAGCATCATCGCTTCGCGGACCTCGGGCCGCTCGAAGAAGCGTTCGCCGCCACGCACGACGTAGGGGACGCCGGCGTCGGAGAGAGCCGACTCGTACGTCTCCGACTGGGCGTTCGTGCGGAACAGCACCGCGATCTCGGCCGCGGGCACACCGGACCGGATCAGCTCGCGGCACCGCGCGGCGACCGCGGACGCCTCGGCCGGCTCGTCCGGGTGGTGCGAGACGCGCGGCTTCGGCCCCCCGCGACGCTGCCCGACCAGCCGCAACCGCACCGACGCCTCGACGCCGCTGCCGGCCGCGATGACGTCGTTGGCCAGCCCGACGACCTGCGGAGTCGACCGGTAGTCGCGCTCCAGCCGGACCACCACCGCGCCCTGGTGCCGCCGCGGGAACTCGATCAGGTACGACGCCGAGGCCCCGGTGAACGAGTAGATCGTCTGGCTGGCGTCGCCGACCACCGTGAGGTCGTCGCGCCCACCGCACCAGGCCTCGAGCAGCCGCTGCTGGAGCGGGTTGACGTCCTGGTACTCGTCGACGACGAAGTGCCGGTACTGGGCCCGGATCTGGTCGCCGACGTCGCGGTGGTCTTCGATCGCCCAGATCGTGGCCCGCAGCAGGTCTTCGAAATCGATGACGCCGGCCCGGCGCTTGAGCCGCTCGTAGCCGGCGTACACCTCGGCGACCTGGTCCGGCGGGAGCGGCGTATCGCGGGAGGCGGCCGCGACGACGTACCCGTCGGGCTCCACCATCGCCGCCTTCGCCCACTCGATCTCGCCGGTGAGGTCGCGGACCCCGGTGCGATCGAGCTTCAGCCGGAGCGCGGCCGCGGCCTGGCCGACCACCCGGGCCTTGGACTCGATCAGCTCGGGCATCGCCCGGCCGTCGAACACCCGGGGCGCGAAGTACCGCAGCTGCCGGAGCGCGGCCGCGTGGAACGTCCGGGCCTGGACGCCGGTGACGCCCAGCTCGCGCAGCCGCCCACGCATCTCGCCGGCGGCCCGCGCGGTGAAAGTGACGGCGAGAACGTGATTAGGGGCCGTTGCCTGGGTTAGCACTCCGTGGGCGATCCGATGGGTGATCGCCCGGGTCTTACCCGTCCCGGCGCCGGCCAGGATGCACACCGGACCCCGGGGGGCCAACACCGCCGCGCGCTGTTCATCGTCGAGCTCAGCCAGAACATCGGTATCAACAGACGCGGTCACATGTTCGATACTGCCAAACCTCGCGCAAACCTGGCGCCGAGGGAAGCCTCCGTCCCCAGGCCGCGTTATGACTGCGGTGTTTTCCACAGAGAGGACGTTCGAATGAGCGCGCCGGCCACAACGCTGACGATGTACTCCACGACCTGGTGCGGCTACTGCCGACGGCTGAAGAGCCAGTTCGCGCGCGAGGGCATCGAGTACACCGAGGTCGACATCGAGCAGGACCCGACGGCGGCCGAATTCGTGATGAGCGTCAACGGCGGGAACCAGACCGTGCCGACCGTGCAGTTCCCGGACGGCTCAGCGCTGACGAACCCGTCCATCGCCGACGTCCGCGCCAAGCTCGGCCGGTAAGGCGTCCTCGGCGGGCGCGGGCGCGGGTGGGAGTGCCCACCCCATCGCCCCGCTCGCCGACATCGGCCCCGGCACCGGCCCGGACTCCCCGGCGGAGCGGACCCCGCGGGTCGTCACGACCAGGTACAGCACCGCCAGCAACGTCCCGGCGGCCATCACCGCCAGCAGGATCCGGTAGTCGATCACCGCGACCAGCAGCGCGCCCAGCGCCACCGACACGGTCTGCGGCACCCCGATCACCAGGTAGGCGGCCGTCGTCACCCGGCCGATCAACGCCCCCGAGGTGCTGCGCTGCAGGCTGGTGACGAACCCCACCAGCACCAGCGGCAGCCCGAACCCGGCCAGCACGACGCCGCCGACGACCGCCGGTAACCAGCTCACGATCATCGTCAGCGTGCCGGCCGAGAACGTACCCAGGCCGACGATCACCGTCCGCACCTCGCCCGCCACCCGGATCAGCCAGGTGGCGGCGAAGCCGCCGAGCACGGCCCCGATCCCCTGCACCGCGACGACGACCCCGACGAACTCCGGGGGCCGGCCCAGCC encodes:
- a CDS encoding M48 family metallopeptidase, translating into MDPGHPLTVQVRRSARRRRTVAAYRDGDTVVVLIPARFSAVEEREWVKKMLARLDARDRRSRRPRGDAELEARALRLAHLYLDDEVRPVSVRWVSNQRGRWGSCTPAEGTIRLSSRLRGMPDWVIDYVLVHELVHLRIPGHGADFWELVERYPRAQRARGYLEGVAAAASLDLSDEADPALGA
- a CDS encoding DUF5679 domain-containing protein; protein product: MADTYNGYCVKCKEKRDFEGEVTTSESGRRMAKGSCPVCGTKMNRILGKA
- a CDS encoding TOMM precursor leader peptide-binding protein, whose product is MRPLLVPALSRLWRDATTLQLGVDPERAVVLTAVDPPLATFLTSLDGRRTLDAVLAAAPPGIQAAELIGRLLARGAIVDAATLTPSADTAIAAHLASALLTHGPEAADRVTARRRAHVLVRCKGRVGPLVAALLAAGGVGRVTVTGSGVVAPDDVTVGGLGPDDVGRPYVLATIDAIRKAAPTVDTSANSTPDFVVLAAGPLPLPADQVRWTSSGVPHLPVLLRDGVAIVGPLVVPGRTACLSCVEAHRRDRDPAWPVLAAQLATERKPELADASVVSIGAALAAAETTGHLEGVPTAALGVSLEAGPPGVPLRQRPWPPHPRCGCLPGSSAAGARQ
- a CDS encoding ABC1 kinase family protein — protein: MTDIPRRALTRTAKLAALPLGMAGRATLGLGKRLGGAPAEAVAREVQQRTAEQLFTVLGQLKGGAMKFGQALSIFEAAFPEELAKPYRAALTKLQEAAPPLPVAQVHGVLAEELGPDWRTKFREFDDAPAAAASIGQVHRAVWSSGRPVAVKIQYPGAGPALMADLNQLARMARLFNVVQPGLDIKPLVAELKARVAEELDYKLEAKATRVFAKEFRDDPDIAVPRVLAGTERVLVTDWIEGTPLSEIIASGSPEQRNLAGERMALLHFSAPARTKMLHADPHPGNFRLLPDGRLGVLDFGAVARLPQGLPEPVGRLARQAIAGDAKAVLAGLRDEGFVKADAEIDADDLLAYVRPMLDPLAVEEFQFSRAWLRKEATRLGDPRSPAYQLGRQLNLPPSYLLIHRVTLGSIGVLCQLEAKAHYRAVVEQWQPGFVEKHVEENVEE
- a CDS encoding WhiB family transcriptional regulator, whose amino-acid sequence is MTAIDLAPIDFGVIDPDEALPCRREDPELWFAETPADLELAKAHCQECPLREACLQGAIERREPWGVWGGEIFERGTVIARKRPRGRPRKNTVAA
- a CDS encoding ATP-dependent DNA helicase UvrD2, producing MTASVDTDVLAELDDEQRAAVLAPRGPVCILAGAGTGKTRAITHRIAHGVLTQATAPNHVLAVTFTARAAGEMRGRLRELGVTGVQARTFHAAALRQLRYFAPRVFDGRAMPELIESKARVVGQAAAALRLKLDRTGVRDLTGEIEWAKAAMVEPDGYVVAAASRDTPLPPDQVAEVYAGYERLKRRAGVIDFEDLLRATIWAIEDHRDVGDQIRAQYRHFVVDEYQDVNPLQQRLLEAWCGGRDDLTVVGDASQTIYSFTGASASYLIEFPRRHQGAVVVRLERDYRSTPQVVGLANDVIAAGSGVEASVRLRLVGQRRGGPKPRVSHHPDEPAEASAVAARCRELIRSGVPAAEIAVLFRTNAQSETYESALSDAGVPYVVRGGERFFERPEVREAMMLLRGAARAASPDDTAVDAVIGALSGLDWRPDAPPAGGAARERWEALAALHRLATETVGSSSAVDGLPAFVDELAARAAAQHVPTVDGVTLASLHAAKGLEWDAVFLVGLAEGTLPISYAKTPHQLEEERRLLYVGVTRAREHLWLSWAAARSPGGRGGRRPCRFLPAGALPVGVPGTSAAPTSPRPAARSGNRSLPTCRVCGVALFDPTHRKLRRCGNCPADYDEELFDRLKTWRGVLAKEQKLPPYVIFTDATLTAVAEAQPSSEVQLAEIPGVGPRKLTLYGAALLAIVGGADPAELISSTD
- a CDS encoding mycoredoxin, giving the protein MSAPATTLTMYSTTWCGYCRRLKSQFAREGIEYTEVDIEQDPTAAEFVMSVNGGNQTVPTVQFPDGSALTNPSIADVRAKLGR